The following coding sequences are from one Saccopteryx bilineata isolate mSacBil1 chromosome 3, mSacBil1_pri_phased_curated, whole genome shotgun sequence window:
- the TFPT gene encoding TCF3 fusion partner isoform X1: protein MGRVVWQTASPTFARLEVLSPGTLGAGERWSWSREKGPWQPWALKSSQLHQARSWLYHHSSAVTFWRASLRQKWNSCLGVWAAPASGREMKRKKQPGASGGASENSIAGSTRRWVGAAGRSSRFLMRVLDSYGDDYRTSQLTIVLEDEGSQGTDAPTPGNAENEPPEKEGLSPPRRTPAAPEPSSPAAGEGPSGRKRRRAPREGRRTGVPLTPEPTPMQIKVEEDFGFEADEALDSSWVSRGPDKLLPYPTLASPPFD from the exons ATGGGACGGGTAGTTTGGCAAACGGCTTCACCTACGTTTGCAAGGTTGGAAGTTCTGAGTCCTGGGACGCTGGGAGCCGGGGAGAGATGGAGCTGGAGCAGAGAGAAGG GACCATGGCAGCCGTGGGCTTTGAAGAGTTCTCAGCTCCACCAGGCTCGGAGCTGGCTCTACCACCACTCTTCGGCGGTCACATTCTGGAGAGCGAGCTTGAGACAGAAGTGGAATTCGTGTCTGGGGGTCTGGGCAGCTCCGGCCTccgggagagagatgaagaggaagaagcagCCCGGGGCCAGCGGCGGCGCCAGCGAGAACTCAATCGCAGGAAGTACCAGGCGCTGGGTCGGCGCTGCCGGGAGATCGAGCAG gttcctcatgagagtgctgGACTCCTACGGCGACGACTACCGCACCAGCCAGCTCACCATTGTGCTGGAG GATGAGGGCAGCCAGGGCACAGATGCCCCCACTCCAGGCAATGCTGAGAACGAGCCTCCAGAGAAGGAGGGACTGTCTCCACCCAGAAGGACACCAGCAGCCCCAGAACCCAGCAGCCCGGCTGCCGGCGAGGGGCCTAGTGGGCGAAAGAGGCGGCGAGCACCCCGGGAAGGACGCCGAACAGGAGTGCCACTGACTCCAGAGCCGACGCCGATGCAG ATAAAGGTGGAGGAAGACTTTGGCTTTGAAGCAGATGAGGCCTTGGATTCAAGTTGGGTGTCTCGGGGGCCAGACAAACTGCTGCCCTACCCAACCCTAGCCAGCCCCCCCTTTGACTGA
- the TFPT gene encoding TCF3 fusion partner isoform X2, with protein MELEQREGTMAAVGFEEFSAPPGSELALPPLFGGHILESELETEVEFVSGGLGSSGLRERDEEEEAARGQRRRQRELNRRKYQALGRRCREIEQVNERVLNRLHQVQRITRRLQQERRFLMRVLDSYGDDYRTSQLTIVLEDEGSQGTDAPTPGNAENEPPEKEGLSPPRRTPAAPEPSSPAAGEGPSGRKRRRAPREGRRTGVPLTPEPTPMQIKVEEDFGFEADEALDSSWVSRGPDKLLPYPTLASPPFD; from the exons ATGGAGCTGGAGCAGAGAGAAGG GACCATGGCAGCCGTGGGCTTTGAAGAGTTCTCAGCTCCACCAGGCTCGGAGCTGGCTCTACCACCACTCTTCGGCGGTCACATTCTGGAGAGCGAGCTTGAGACAGAAGTGGAATTCGTGTCTGGGGGTCTGGGCAGCTCCGGCCTccgggagagagatgaagaggaagaagcagCCCGGGGCCAGCGGCGGCGCCAGCGAGAACTCAATCGCAGGAAGTACCAGGCGCTGGGTCGGCGCTGCCGGGAGATCGAGCAG GTGAACGAGCGGGTCCTGAACAGGCTCCATCAGGTACAGAGGATAACGCGGAGACTCCAGCAGGAGCGGAG gttcctcatgagagtgctgGACTCCTACGGCGACGACTACCGCACCAGCCAGCTCACCATTGTGCTGGAG GATGAGGGCAGCCAGGGCACAGATGCCCCCACTCCAGGCAATGCTGAGAACGAGCCTCCAGAGAAGGAGGGACTGTCTCCACCCAGAAGGACACCAGCAGCCCCAGAACCCAGCAGCCCGGCTGCCGGCGAGGGGCCTAGTGGGCGAAAGAGGCGGCGAGCACCCCGGGAAGGACGCCGAACAGGAGTGCCACTGACTCCAGAGCCGACGCCGATGCAG ATAAAGGTGGAGGAAGACTTTGGCTTTGAAGCAGATGAGGCCTTGGATTCAAGTTGGGTGTCTCGGGGGCCAGACAAACTGCTGCCCTACCCAACCCTAGCCAGCCCCCCCTTTGACTGA
- the NDUFA3 gene encoding NADH dehydrogenase [ubiquinone] 1 alpha subcomplex subunit 3, with protein sequence MRRLSGASNAGTTIPRVLRALAAAAIKMAGRLAAFFKNAWAKEPVLVASFTIGGLAIILPIVSPYTKYATMINQVTPYNYPVPVRDNGNMPDVPSHPQDPQGPSLEWLKKL encoded by the exons ATGCGCAGACTCAGCGGCGCCTCGAATGCGGGGACCACAATACCCAGGGTGCTCCGCGCCCTCGCAGCCGCCGCGATCAAGATGGCTGGGA GACTCGCCGCCTTCTTCAAGAATGCCTGGGCCAAGGAGCCGGTGCTGGTCGCGTCCTTCACTATCGGGGGCCTCG CTATCATTCTGCCCATCGTCAGCCCGTACACCAAGTACGCCACCATGATCAACCAGGTCACCCCCTACAACTACCCTG TGCCCGTCCGAGATAATGGGAACATGCCCGACGTGCCCAGCCACCCCCAGGACCCCCAGGGTCCAAGCTTGGAGTGGCTGAAGAAACTGTGA